The Pongo pygmaeus isolate AG05252 chromosome 20, NHGRI_mPonPyg2-v2.0_pri, whole genome shotgun sequence sequence ggcccTCTGTGATCCGCCGAGGCCGCAGGCAGTCTGGTGAGCACTCACCCCTAAGGGTGATCCAGGCATCGGGGTGGGAGCTGGGCTCCTGACATCACTGTGTCCTCCCCGCAGAGCCGGTGAAGGACCCTTATGTCATGTTCCCACAGAACGGTCAGTGACTGCCCCGGCTCAGCCTGGTCCATCCCTGTCTGTCGCCCGGTGGGATGTCTGGGGCGGGTTGGGGAGGGGTGGTCGCTTCAGCTCATCAGTTATGGGGGATCACTCTTTTTCCCTTACATCTCACtaatgcttttctctctctcatctctccatCCTTAGCTAAGCCTGGATTCAAGGTAAGAGCTATCTCGAGATAGGGTCTGGGCACCTTGACTTCTGGGTCTGATGGAGAAGGGAGCTTGAGTTCCAAAATCCTGGGTCTGAATGAGAAGGGGATTAGGGCCAGACagagtagctcatgcctgtaatctcaatactttgggaggtcaaggcaggaggattgcttgagcccaggagtttgagaccagcctgggcaacatggcaaaaccccatctctacaaaaagtacaaaaaaattagccaggcacactAGTgcgtgcccatagtcccagctactcaggagactgaggggggaggattgcttgagcctgggaggcagaggttgcaaaagagctgggatcgcgccactgcactccagcctgggtgacagtgagtccctgtctcaaataaataaataaaaattttaaaagaaaaataaatttaaaaattgagccaggcacagtcgctcacacctgtaatcccagcattttgggaagccaaggcaggtggatcatctgagatcaggaatttgagaccaggctggccaaaaaggagaaaccgtgtctctactaaaaatacaaaaattagctggacattgtggcaggtgcctgtaattccagctactcgggaggctgaggcaggagaatcgcttgaacctgggaggcggagattgcagtgagcagagatggtaccattgcactgcaggctgagtgacagagtgagactccatctcaaaacaaacgcAAAAGAAGGGGATTGGGACTTGGGGTCCTCTATGTGAAGGAGGAGTCTTGGCTCTTgccttccattgctttccctcCTCACAGCACGCTGGCAGCGAAGGGGAACTCTACCCCCCAGAATCTCAGCCACCAGTTTCAGGCTCTGGACCCCCTGAGGATCTGGAGGATGCTGGACCCCCAACACTGGACCCCTCTGGGACCTCAATCACTGAAGAAATACTGGAACTGCTGAATCAGCGAGGCCTTCGAGATCCAGGGGTGAGCTGGCTGTCCCATCATGGTGTCCTTGGGCCTCTGGGTGTGGGCACACAGACCAGGGACCAGGTAGGCCAGCCCATGCtgatacctttattttttttttatttgagatggagtcttgctctgttgtccaggctggagtgcagtggcaccatctcggctcattgcaagctctgcctcctaggttcaagcgattctcctgcctcagcctcctgagtagctgggactagaggcactcgctaccacgcccggctaatttttttttttttttttttttttgtatttttagtagagacagggtttcaccatgttggccaggctggtctcgaactcctaacctcaagtgacccgcccacctcagcctcccaaagttctagggttacaggcatgagccaccacacccagccaccatgCTGATATCTTTGGCTTCTTCTTCTGTGCCCACTGTAGCCGTCCACCCATGACATTCCCAAGTTCCCCAGAGACTCCCAGGTGCCTGGCGACAGCGAAACCCTCACATTCCAAGCCCTGCCCAGCCGGGACTCttcagaagaggaggaggaggaagaggaagggctgGAGATGGATGAACGGGGGCCTTCCCCACTCCACGTCCTGGAAGGGCTCGAAAGTTCCATTGCAGCTGAAATGCCCAGCATTCCCTGCCTTACCAAAATTCCTGACGTGCCCAACCTTCCTGAAATTCCCAGCCGCTGTGAAATTCCCGAAGGTTCCCGCCTTCCTAGTCTCTCTGACGTTTCCGATGTTTTTGAGATGCCCTGCCTTCCAGCCATACCTAGTGTCCCCGACACCCCCCGTCTTTCTAGCACTCCCACCCTCTCCTGTGACTCCTGGCTCCAAGAGCCTCTGCAGGAACCAGCTGAGGCTCCAGCCACCAGGAGAGAACTGTTCTCTGGAAGCAATCCTGGGAAACTGGGAGAGCCACCTTCAGGAGGCAAGGCAGGGCCAGAGGAAGATGAAGACGGGGTATCATTCGCAGACTTCCAGCCCCAGGATGTCACCCAACATCAGGGATTCCCAGATGAGCTGGCATTCCGCTCTTGCTCAGAAATCCGGAGCGCCTGGCAGGCATTGGAGCAGGGACAGCTGGCCCGCCCAGGCTTCCCAGAGCCACTGCTGATCCTGGAGGATTCGGATCTGGGTGGAGACAGCGGGAGCGGGAAGGCAGGAGCCCCGAGTTCAGAAAGGACAGCGTCCCGAGTGCGAGAGCTGGCCCGGCTTTACAGCGAGCGGATCCAGCAGATGCAGCGGGCGGAGACTCGGGCATCAGCCAACGCCCCACGCCGCCGGCCTCGGGTTCTGGCCCAACCCCAGCCATCCCCCTGTCTGCCCCAGGAGCAGGCAGAGCCAGGTGAGGTCCGGGTACGTGGTTGGCAGAGGTGGTCCCCGCTGGGGTAGTGGTCCTGACTCGATCCTCTTTTCGCATTCAGGGCTCCTGCCTGCCTTTGGACACGTGCTGGTATGTGAGCTGGCCTTCCCACTGACATGTGCTCAGGAGTCTGTCCCCCTGGGtcctgctgcctgggttcaagctgcCATACCTTTGTCGAAGCAGGGAGGCAGTCCGGATGGCCAGGGTCTACATGTTTCAAATTTGCCTAAGCAAGACCATCCGGGCATCCACGTTTCAGCTGCTACCCTTTTGCCTGAGCAAGGAGGTTCCTGGCATTTCCAGGCTCCAGCCACCACACCTTTGCCCAAGCAAGAAGGCCCCCTGCACCTCCAGGTGCCAGCTCTTACAGCTTTCCCTGATCAAGGCCACCCGGAAATCCAAGTTCCAGCCACCACTCTTTTGCCTGAGCATAGAAGTCATGTGGTTATACCGGCTCCATCCACCACCTTTTGTCCTGAGCAGAGACACTGTGTGGACATCCACGTTCCCACCACTCCAGCTTTGCCCAAGGAGATTTGTTCTGATTTCACAGTTTCAGTCACCACCCCTGTGCCCAAGCAAGAAGGTCACCTAGACAGCGAGAGCCCAACCAATATCCCACTGACAAAGCAAGGAGGTTCCAGCGATGTTCAGGGCCCAGACCCTGTCTGCAGTCAATCCATCCAGCCTTTATCTTTGCATGGAAGTAGCCTGGATCCCCAGGGCCCAGGCGACGCCCTACCGCCCTTGCCATGTCACCTTCCAGACCTTCAGATTCCAGGTACCTCACCTTTGCCTGCACATGGAAGCCACCTGGACCATCGGATCCCAGCCAACGCCCCACTGTCTTTGTCCCAGGACCTCCCAGACACTCAGGTTCCAGCTACCACACCTTTGCCCCTGCCACAAGTCCTCACAGACATCTGGGTCCAAGCCCTCCCAACTTCACCCAAGCAGGGAAGCCTCCCAGACATCCAGGGTCCAGTGGCTGCACCTCCACTTCCGGAGCCAAGCCTTACAGATACACAGGTTCAGAAACTCACACCTTTGTTGGAGCAGAAGAGCCTCACAGATGCCCATGTTCCAGTTGCCACACCTTTAGCGGAGAGAGGAGGCTCTCTAGACATTCAGGGCCTCTTACCCACCCCAGTTCAGACCACCATGGTTTTGTCCAAACCAGGAGGCTCCTTAGCCTCTcatgttgccaggttggagtctTCAGACTTGACCCCACCTCATAGTCCCCCACCTTCCAGCCGTCAGCTCCTGGGCCCCAATGCAGCTGCCCTCTCCAGATACCTGGCAGCCTCATATATCAGCCAGAGCCTGGCTCGGCGgcaggggcctgggggaggggcccCCGCAGCCTCCCGGGGCTCCTGGTCCTCTGCTCCCACATCACGGGCATCTTCGCCgcccccccagccccagccaccacctcccccagccaggcgGCTCAGCTATGCCACGACGGTTAACATCCACGTGGGCGGGGGTGGGCGGCTTCGGCCAGCCAAGGCCCAGGTCCGGTTGAACCACCCTGCTCTCTTGGCCTCCACACAGGAATCTATGGGCCTTCGCAGGGCCCAGGGGGCTCCTGATGCCCCCTTCCACATGTGAGCCAGGACATGAGGCTTCCCTGAAGCAAGGATTTCAGCCAGATGCCATAGACCCTCAGAACTTGACCTGGAAGTCCAGACACTGAACGCAGGCCTCAAAACTGCTGCGGCTTTCCAACTCCTGGTATCTGCATCGGCGAATGGCCCTTCTTGCCTTGATCCACagggatggggaagggaatgtCATTAATGTTTTGTCAATTAATACTGATTCTTTCATGCAATGATGTGTATTTTCCCATTCTGGAGGCTGTGGGAGATGACAAAACAATGAATGGGAGGGTCTGACACAGAACAAATCAGTGGTTCTGAACGCTTGGGGAATCTCAGACTCCTTTGAGAATTATTGGAAAATGGACCCACTGTAACTTGGCGTGTGATTTCAGCAGGTGTGTGAACTGCTTGATGCCCATTCAGGAAAGCCAAGTTAAGAAGCTTTGCTTCAAGTAGACCCTAGAAATCCATTCCCTTGGCAATTTATATAGTTCACGTCTCCCACCATCCGTTCATCTCACCCACCCTGCCATCTCTCCACCTATCCATCCGGCTATTGCTCCATCTAGCTTTCCCTCTCCATCTACCCATCTTCCAATCCATCATCTTACGTTATCTGCCTTGCTTATCCAACTGTCTGCCCTATTCACCCACCCATCCCTTTATCATTCTACCCCCATCTGGCattccatccctccatccatttatccatcatcCCACTTCCCCATCTTCTCCATCCAGcactccattcatccatccacctctCCCTCCATATTTCCATCTGtgtccattcatccactcattttGCCATCCATACATATTCACCCAGCCATCTCCCAATCCATCGACATACCCCATCCCTCCCTCACTGGACTCTTCTCGGTCTTAGTACTATGATACTTCAGAGACAATTCCATGCTGATACAGGGGAGATCAATTTTGGGGCTCTGGGATAAGTCTGTCCCACGTCTGTCTGATTTCCCTTGGCATCCTTCCCGCCAGTTCCTCATGAATATCCCAGTTCTTGTGCCCACTCACATACCTCAGATCCCTTCACTCCTCCCCGCAGTTTGCAGCCTCTACAATTCATCCACATGCTCCCTCCCCCAGCAAAATAATTCACGTCGTGGAGACAAAAGGCTTTTCTGTTAGGTTCTGTCTGCCCCCTTGTTCCAGCAGTGGTATGCCCACTGAGAGGCACAATTTAAGTAGTTTCTTTGGTGATGATATTAGCTACTTTATCAAATACTTAGCCTCTTGTGCTTTAGCACATTATTTATGTAAGCTCCCCTAGGATTCTCTGAAGCACCCTGGTGTCCTGGCTATGAATTCAAGTCCCATCTTATTTGGTGTGGGTCCTCCCTCTgagccagttttctcatctacaaaatgaagaCAACAGTAATTCCCTCCTGGGATCATTGAAAGATTTAGGGAGCATATCCTTCCACTTCCCAAACATGTTTGAACCTCTGACTTGCTTAGGAGCATCATTCAAATCATAGATCCCCCAGTATCTAGTCCCAACCTATTGAATCAGGACCCCCAGGGCAGGAGGAGCTTgggaatctgatttttttttctttttttttttttttttgagataaagtctcactctgtcacccaggcttgagtgcagtggcacaatcttggctaattgcaacctccacctcctgggttcaagcaattctcatgcctcagcctcccgacatagctgggattataggcgtgcaccaccatgcccagctaattttttgttattgtttttttgttttgttttgtttttgagacagtctcgctctgtcgcccaggctggagtgcagtggcacgatcttggctcactgcaagctccgcctcctgggttcacgccattc is a genomic window containing:
- the PLEKHG2 gene encoding pleckstrin homology domain-containing family G member 2 isoform X5 is translated as MPEGAQGLSLSKPSPSLGCGRRGEVCDCGTVCENRTAPAAPTMASPRGSGSSTSLSTVGSEGDPAPGPLPACSVSRPEPLPGPPIRLHLSPVGIPGSAKPSRLERVAREIVETERAYVRDLRSIVEDYLGPLLDGGVLGLSVEQVGTLFANIEDIYEFSSELLEDLENSSSAGGIAECFVQRSEDFDIYTLYCMNYPSSLALLRELSSSPPAALWLQERQAQLRHSLPLQSFLLKPVQRILKYHLLLQELGKHWAEGPGTGGREMVEEAIVSMTAVAWYINDMKRKQEHAARLQEVQRRLGGWTGPELSAFGELVLEGAFRGGGGGGPRLRGGERLLFLFSRMLLVAKRRGLEYTYKGHIFCCNLSVSESPRDPLGFKVSDLTIPKHRHLLQAKNQEEKRLWIHCLQRLFFENHPASIPAKAKQVLLENSLHCAPKSKPVPEPLTPPLGSPRPRDARSFTPGRRNTEPVKDPYVMFPQNAKPGFKHAGSEGELYPPESQPPVSGSGPPEDLEDAGPPTLDPSGTSITEEILELLNQRGLRDPGPSTHDIPKFPRDSQVPGDSETLTFQALPSRDSSEEEEEEEEGLEMDERGPSPLHVLEGLESSIAAEMPSIPCLTKIPDVPNLPEIPSRCEIPEGSRLPSLSDVSDVFEMPCLPAIPSVPDTPRLSSTPTLSCDSWLQEPLQEPAEAPATRRELFSGSNPGKLGEPPSGGKAGPEEDEDGVSFADFQPQDVTQHQGFPDELAFRSCSEIRSAWQALEQGQLARPGFPEPLLILEDSDLGGDSGSGKAGAPSSERTASRVRELARLYSERIQQMQRAETRASANAPRRRPRVLAQPQPSPCLPQEQAEPGLLPAFGHVLVCELAFPLTCAQESVPLGPAAWVQAAIPLSKQGGSPDGQGLHVSNLPKQDHPGIHVSAATLLPEQGGSWHFQAPATTPLPKQEGPLHLQVPALTAFPDQGHPEIQVPATTLLPEHRSHVVIPAPSTTFCPEQRHCVDIHVPTTPALPKEICSDFTVSVTTPVPKQEGHLDSESPTNIPLTKQGGSSDVQGPDPVCSQSIQPLSLHGSSLDPQGPGDALPPLPCHLPDLQIPGTSPLPAHGSHLDHRIPANAPLSLSQDLPDTQVPATTPLPLPQVLTDIWVQALPTSPKQGSLPDIQGPVAAPPLPEPSLTDTQVQKLTPLLEQKSLTDAHVPVATPLAERGGSLDIQGLLPTPVQTTMVLSKPGGSLASHVARLESSDLTPPHSPPPSSRQLLGPNAAALSRYLAASYISQSLARRQGPGGGAPAASRGSWSSAPTSRASSPPPQPQPPPPPARRLSYATTVNIHVGGGGRLRPAKAQVRLNHPALLASTQESMGLRRAQGAPDAPFHM
- the PLEKHG2 gene encoding pleckstrin homology domain-containing family G member 2 isoform X4 encodes the protein MPEGAQGLSLSKPSPSLGCGRRGEVCDCGTVCENRTAAPAAPTMASPRGSGSSTSLSTVGSEGDPAPGPLPACSVSRPEPLPGPPIRLHLSPVGIPGSAKPSRLERVAREIVETERAYVRDLRSIVEDYLGPLLDGGVLGLSVEQVGTLFANIEDIYEFSSELLEDLENSSSAGGIAECFVQRSEDFDIYTLYCMNYPSSLALLRELSSSPPAALWLQERQAQLRHSLPLQSFLLKPVQRILKYHLLLQELGKHWAEGPGTGGREMVEEAIVSMTAVAWYINDMKRKQEHAARLQEVQRRLGGWTGPELSAFGELVLEGAFRGGGGGGPRLRGGERLLFLFSRMLLVAKRRGLEYTYKGHIFCCNLSVSESPRDPLGFKVSDLTIPKHRHLLQAKNQEEKRLWIHCLQRLFFENHPASIPAKAKQVLLENSLHCAPKSKPVPEPLTPPLGSPRPRDARSFTPGRRNTEPVKDPYVMFPQNAKPGFKHAGSEGELYPPESQPPVSGSGPPEDLEDAGPPTLDPSGTSITEEILELLNQRGLRDPGPSTHDIPKFPRDSQVPGDSETLTFQALPSRDSSEEEEEEEEGLEMDERGPSPLHVLEGLESSIAAEMPSIPCLTKIPDVPNLPEIPSRCEIPEGSRLPSLSDVSDVFEMPCLPAIPSVPDTPRLSSTPTLSCDSWLQEPLQEPAEAPATRRELFSGSNPGKLGEPPSGGKAGPEEDEDGVSFADFQPQDVTQHQGFPDELAFRSCSEIRSAWQALEQGQLARPGFPEPLLILEDSDLGGDSGSGKAGAPSSERTASRVRELARLYSERIQQMQRAETRASANAPRRRPRVLAQPQPSPCLPQEQAEPGLLPAFGHVLVCELAFPLTCAQESVPLGPAAWVQAAIPLSKQGGSPDGQGLHVSNLPKQDHPGIHVSAATLLPEQGGSWHFQAPATTPLPKQEGPLHLQVPALTAFPDQGHPEIQVPATTLLPEHRSHVVIPAPSTTFCPEQRHCVDIHVPTTPALPKEICSDFTVSVTTPVPKQEGHLDSESPTNIPLTKQGGSSDVQGPDPVCSQSIQPLSLHGSSLDPQGPGDALPPLPCHLPDLQIPGTSPLPAHGSHLDHRIPANAPLSLSQDLPDTQVPATTPLPLPQVLTDIWVQALPTSPKQGSLPDIQGPVAAPPLPEPSLTDTQVQKLTPLLEQKSLTDAHVPVATPLAERGGSLDIQGLLPTPVQTTMVLSKPGGSLASHVARLESSDLTPPHSPPPSSRQLLGPNAAALSRYLAASYISQSLARRQGPGGGAPAASRGSWSSAPTSRASSPPPQPQPPPPPARRLSYATTVNIHVGGGGRLRPAKAQVRLNHPALLASTQESMGLRRAQGAPDAPFHM